The following proteins are co-located in the Methanobrevibacter sp. genome:
- a CDS encoding nucleoside-triphosphatase: MNIFLTGNVQVGKSTILNRFISSHPDLKIGGFKTLTNFDENRGIYRGVYIVPATKFEVDYSKHSHVGTRTHKRDAYPENFDLRGVEILNSPGDYDLILMDEIGFMETRALKFNRRVLEIPDSDVPVIGVVKPMMKGLPLDVKNHPDTTVLEVTVENRKYVYLEFCELMENEVIG, translated from the coding sequence ATGAATATATTTTTAACAGGAAATGTGCAAGTTGGAAAAAGTACTATCCTGAACAGGTTTATTTCCAGTCATCCGGATTTGAAGATTGGCGGTTTCAAGACCCTGACTAATTTTGATGAAAACCGTGGTATTTATAGAGGAGTATATATAGTGCCAGCCACCAAATTTGAAGTTGATTATAGTAAACATAGTCACGTTGGAACTAGGACTCATAAAAGAGATGCTTATCCTGAAAACTTTGATTTAAGAGGGGTCGAGATACTAAATTCACCTGGAGATTATGATCTCATACTGATGGATGAAATCGGATTTATGGAAACACGTGCCCTGAAGTTCAACAGACGTGTTTTGGAAATTCCTGACAGTGACGTGCCCGTGATTGGAGTTGTAAAACCAATGATGAAAGGACTTCCATTGGATGTGAAAAATCATCCGGATACAACAGTTCTTGAAGTGACTGTAGAAAACAGGAAATATGTTTATCTTGAATTTTGTGAACTTATGGAGAATGAAGTTATAGGTTGA